The genome window CCTTAGAAGTATTGAAAAATATAAAGGAAATGGGTAAAAGCATTTTAACTAAATCTGTCATAATGGTAGGTTTAGGAGAAAAAGAAGAGTAAATAGTAGAATTATTTAAAGACTTAAGAAACCTAGATTGTGATATATTAACTATAGGCCAGTATCTTCCACTTTCAAAAGAACATCTTCCAGTTTCTGAATATATTCATCCAGATACCTTTAATAAATATAAAGAAATGGCCTTAGATTTAGGTTTTAAATTTGTAGCTTCTGGTCCTCTAGTAATAAGCTCTTATAATGCAAATGAAGCCATAGATTTAATTATTGACTAACCTATGGGGAGGAGTAGACTATATCTCCCCATTTTTTATTAAAAGCATTACATCAATTATAAAATAATGATACAATTTAAAAACATTGGTTTTCGGCAAAATTCATTTCAAACAAAATTTATCTCTAAAGATATAAATAAACTTTAGAAAGGGGGAAATAGAATTTATCGCATTCCTATCATAATAAAACTGTGGGTTTCTTGCGACTAAATTCTGTGATTTTATGAATATTTTAATAGTTGATGATGAGAAGCTTATTGTAAAAGGGCTAAAACATAGTTTAGAAGAACAAGGCTATACGGTCTTTGGTGCCTATAATGGTACTGAGGCTTTAAATCTTGTTGAACATAATACTATTGATTTCATTATCCTAGACCTTATGCTGCCAGATATTGATGGAATGATGGTATGCAAAAGAATTAGAAAAAAATATAATATGCCTATACTTATGCTTACAGCAAAAGACGGGGATTATGATAAAATTTTAGGTTTTGAATTTGGTGCTGACGATTATATGACAAAACCGTTTAATACCCTAGAACTTATCGCAAGGATTAAGGCTATAACCAGAAGAGTAAAAGAAAAACCAGAAAATAATATAATATCTTCAAATACTCTAACTATTAATTGGGATGAAAGAAAGGTATATGTAGAAAATGCAGAGATAAAACTTACGGCAAAAGAGTTTGATATGCTTCATCTTCTAGCTAGTAATCCTGGACGAGTATTTACTCGGGAAAATATTTATACATATATTTGGGGAGAAGAGGCCTATGATGTGAGAACTATAGATGTCCATATTAGAAATCTTAGGGAAAAAATTGAAGATAAATCAAAAGACCCAAAATATATAAAAACCAAATGGGGAGTTG of Tissierellales bacterium contains these proteins:
- a CDS encoding response regulator transcription factor, encoding MNILIVDDEKLIVKGLKHSLEEQGYTVFGAYNGTEALNLVEHNTIDFIILDLMLPDIDGMMVCKRIRKKYNMPILMLTAKDGDYDKILGFEFGADDYMTKPFNTLELIARIKAITRRVKEKPENNIISSNTLTINWDERKVYVENAEIKLTAKEFDMLHLLASNPGRVFTRENIYTYIWGEEAYDVRTIDVHIRNLREKIEDKSKDPKYIKTKWGVGYYFNKD